A single Metarhizium brunneum chromosome 5, complete sequence DNA region contains:
- the SAS10 gene encoding Something about silencing protein 10 — MAKKRKAGSRNAGPKGPKELDPSEARLGPITTYQDVADSEDEYFLNKDTIMLDDEPNSKRRRQEDEDMEFSDEEILGYEDSDSDEQDDKPDAKPQTKSKKSTTKQDDAQGDLEDGGEEDDEGDSGWWGSSKQEYYDADNIETEADALEEEAEAKRLQQKKLSKMREEDFVFDGDEWLTGEPELEEGEGKVVEVLKDIEVTPEMSIEERSRLLSTRYPEFEHLASELEELHPVYLGLKEDAANQPDTSIAAIKYCVLGCYVATLASYFAILTSPARDAGKLQKPLSATDLRDHEVMEALLSCREAWDRVKNLTAASNPDETSLSLSADLDGQYALNDDPTALDTTKKKKSVKKDKVSVAKEAKKLEKARAIENTVSDLYSLPIGSGKSKRKSKSSSASKEDNNSDFGEEDTLDARAAADKAARKKSLKFYTSQITQKANKRAGAGRDAGGDMDIPHRERLRDRQARLLAEAEKRGKRDSKHGADLGDDSDDDDNTAANALRNDEDEYYDMVANKSKNKREEKAARYAAYAAASKADRVVENEEVGEDGKRKITYAIEKNKGLAPKRNKDVRNPRVKRRKQYEAKQKKLKSMKPVWKGGEPKGGYQGETSGINVGVVKSIKL; from the coding sequence ATggcaaagaaaagaaaggctGGTAGCCGCAATGCCGGCCCGAAAGGCCCAAAGGAACTCGATCCCAGTGAGGCTAGACTTGGCCCCATCACCACTTACCAAGATGTCGCCGATTCGGAAGACGAATACTTTCTCAACAAAGACACAATAATGCTGGATGACGAGCCGAATTCAAAACGCAGGAGacaagaggatgaagatATGGAATTTTCAGACGAAGAGATCCTTGGCTACGAGGACTCCGACTCTGATGAGCAGGATGACAAGCCCGATGCAAAGCCCCAGACAAAGTCAAAGAAATCTACAACGAAGCAGGATGATGCCCAGGGTGATCTCGAAGATGgcggtgaagaagacgacgaaggGGACTCTGGCTGGTGGGGATCTTCAAAACAGGAGTACTATGACGCTGATAACATTGAGACCGAGGCCGATGCATtagaggaagaagccgaagccAAGCGATTGCAGCAAAAGAAACTCTCCAAAATGAGGGAGGAAGATTTCGTgttcgacggcgacgaatgGCTAACCGGAGAGCCTGAACTCGAGGAAGGCGAAGGGAAGGTTGTTGAGGTTCTCAAGGATATCGAAGTCACCCCGGAAATGAGCATAGAGGAGCGATCGCGGCTCTTGTCAACAAGATACCCTGAGTTCGAGCACTTGGCAAGtgagctggaggagctgcaCCCCGTATACCTCGGTCTCAAGGAAGATGCTGCCAATCAACCAGACACATCAATCGCGGCCATCAAGTACTGTGTGTTGGGGTGCTATGTTGCCACCCTGGCCAGCTATTTTGCCATTCTTACATCACCTGCACGAGACGCTGGAAAACTGCAAAAGCCCTTGTCAGCAACTGACTTACGGGACCACGAAGTCATGGAGGCATTGCTCAGTTGCCGCGAGGCCTGGGATCGAGTAAAGAACCTGACGGCAGCGAGCAACCCCGATGAGACGTCCTTGTCACTATCTGCGGACCTCGATGGTCAATATGCATTGAATGATGACCCGACCGCACTCGACActaccaagaagaagaaatccgTGAAGAAAGACAAGGTTTCAGTGGCCAAGGAAGCGAAGAAGCTCGAAAAGGCCAGAGCCATTGAAAACACCGTTTCCGACCTTTACAGCTTACCGATTGGCTCTGGAAAGTCAAAACGAAAGTCGAAGTCGTCTTCAGCTTCGAAGGAAGACAATAACTCAGACTTTGGCGAAGAAGACACCCTGGACGCGCGAGCTGCCGCAGACAAGGCTGCCCGGAAAAAGAGTCTCAAATTCTACACGTCACAAATTACACAAAAGGCCAACAAGCGTGCCGGCGCCGGACGCGATGCTGGAGGAGACATGGACATTCCGCATCGCGAACGACTTCGAGACAGACAAGCCCGTCTCCTTGCAGAGGCGGAGAAGCGAGGCAAGCGAGATTCCAAACATGGTGCTGATCTTGGCGATGAcagcgatgacgacgacaacacTGCTGCCAACGCTCTTCGgaatgacgaggacgaatACTATGACATGGTGGCCAATAAGTCAAAGAACAAGCGAGAAGAAAAGGCCGCTCGTTATGCTGCCTATGCTGCAGCAAGCAAGGCAGATAGAGTGGTGGAGAATGAAGAGGTGGGAGAGGATGGCAAGAGGAAGATCACATATGCCATTGAGAAAAACAAGGGCTTGGCACCCAAGAGAAATAAGGATGTCCGAAACCCAAGAGTGAAGAGGAGAAAGCAGTACGAGGCCAAGcagaagaagttgaagagCATGAAACCTGTTTGGAAGGGTGGTGAGCCCAAGGGCGGCTACCAAGGAGAAACATCTGGTATTAATGTCGGTGTCGTCAAGAGCATCAAATTGTAG